One genomic region from Dehalobacter restrictus DSM 9455 encodes:
- the atpD gene encoding F0F1 ATP synthase subunit beta: protein MSKIGKVIQVMGPVVDIEFDSDALPEIYSAIVIQNEVKNSKLTLEVAQHLGNDTVRCIAMSSTDGLTRGVEAVNTGAPITVSVGTETLGRMFNVLGEPIDNLPDVNTELKFPIHRKAPPFVDQETTDTMLETGIKVVDLLAPYAKGGKIGLFGGAGVGKTVLIQELINNIATQHGGISVFAGVGERTREGNDLWNEMKESGVINKMTMVFGQMNEPPGARLRVGLTGLTQAEFFRDEQGQDVLLFVDNIFRFTQAGSEVSALLGRMPSAVGYQPTLATEMGNLQERITSTKKGSITSVQAIYVPADDLTDPAPATAFAHLDAKTVLSRSISEMGIYPAVDPLDSSSQIMTPDIVGQEHYEVAREVQKILQRYKELQDIIAILGMDELSEDDKLLVNRARRIQIFLSQPFSVAEAFTGMKGKYVPVKDTIRSFKEICEGKHDSLPEEAFRYVGTIEEAVEKAKQLGAV from the coding sequence GTGTCAAAAATAGGTAAAGTAATTCAAGTCATGGGTCCGGTTGTAGACATCGAATTTGATTCCGATGCCCTGCCGGAAATTTATAGTGCGATTGTCATTCAAAACGAAGTAAAGAACTCCAAACTGACTTTGGAAGTTGCCCAGCATCTAGGCAACGACACCGTGCGTTGTATTGCGATGTCGTCCACCGACGGTCTGACCAGGGGTGTAGAAGCCGTGAACACCGGTGCACCGATCACTGTCAGCGTCGGTACTGAAACATTGGGGAGAATGTTCAATGTCTTGGGAGAACCGATCGACAATCTACCCGATGTGAACACGGAACTAAAATTCCCGATTCATCGTAAAGCACCACCGTTTGTCGATCAGGAAACCACAGATACGATGCTGGAAACAGGGATTAAAGTAGTCGATCTGCTGGCACCATATGCTAAAGGCGGTAAGATTGGTCTGTTCGGCGGTGCTGGCGTAGGCAAGACCGTTCTGATCCAGGAGCTCATTAATAATATCGCAACCCAGCACGGCGGTATTTCCGTATTTGCCGGCGTTGGTGAACGTACCCGTGAAGGGAATGACCTCTGGAATGAAATGAAGGAATCCGGCGTTATTAACAAGATGACCATGGTGTTCGGTCAGATGAACGAACCCCCCGGTGCCCGCTTAAGAGTAGGACTGACCGGTCTTACCCAGGCTGAATTTTTCCGTGATGAACAGGGACAGGACGTGCTCCTCTTCGTCGATAACATTTTCCGCTTTACCCAAGCCGGATCTGAGGTGTCCGCACTCTTGGGCCGTATGCCGTCGGCGGTAGGCTATCAGCCGACCCTGGCTACGGAAATGGGCAACCTGCAGGAACGCATCACTTCAACGAAGAAAGGTTCCATCACCTCCGTTCAGGCTATTTATGTGCCGGCGGATGACTTGACGGACCCCGCACCGGCTACGGCCTTTGCGCATTTGGATGCCAAAACGGTTCTTTCCCGTTCGATTTCTGAAATGGGTATTTACCCGGCGGTGGACCCGCTGGATTCCAGTTCCCAGATCATGACCCCGGACATCGTTGGCCAGGAGCATTACGAAGTTGCCCGCGAAGTGCAGAAGATCCTGCAGCGTTATAAAGAGCTTCAGGATATTATTGCGATTCTTGGTATGGACGAGCTCAGCGAAGATGACAAACTTCTTGTTAACCGAGCCCGCCGCATTCAGATTTTCCTTTCCCAGCCGTTTAGTGTAGCCGAGGCCTTCACCGGCATGAAAGGCAAATACGTACCGGTCAAAGATACGATTCGGAGCTTTAAAGAAATCTGCGAAGGTAAGCACGATAGTCTGCCTGAAGAAGCGTTCCGGTATGTCGGAACGATCGAAGAGGCGGTTGAAAAAGCGAAACAGTTGGGAGCTGTATAA
- the atpG gene encoding ATP synthase F1 subunit gamma, with protein sequence MAGVRDIRRRIRSVANMQQITKAMKMVAAAKLRKSQEKVIASRPYAKQLQSVLARLVQNQAEARHPLLEKRPVEKVGYILVTSDRGLCGGFNTNLNRMTRSLLDEKTDVQAGLVAVGRKGIDFFTRRNIEIITQFTGLGDSPNYSQAKGIAKDVIGLYTRGELDEVYLVYSKFISVLSQEPTAIKLLPIEPSAEKASGSYIFEPEPQQMLDKLLPSYVESQIFSALLESKASEMGAKMTAMDSATENAKEMIGKLTLMMNRARQAAITKEISEIVGGAAALE encoded by the coding sequence GTGGCAGGAGTACGCGATATTCGCAGACGGATCCGTAGTGTAGCCAATATGCAGCAGATTACCAAAGCCATGAAGATGGTAGCTGCCGCCAAATTACGGAAGTCTCAGGAAAAAGTCATCGCTTCCCGCCCATATGCCAAACAGCTTCAGAGTGTCCTAGCCCGTCTTGTTCAGAACCAGGCGGAGGCAAGGCATCCGCTTCTGGAAAAACGTCCAGTGGAGAAAGTGGGATATATCCTCGTAACGTCAGACCGAGGTCTGTGCGGAGGGTTTAATACCAACTTGAATCGTATGACCAGGAGTCTGCTTGATGAAAAGACGGACGTTCAAGCCGGTTTGGTAGCAGTAGGCCGGAAAGGCATTGATTTTTTTACCAGACGTAATATTGAAATCATTACACAGTTTACTGGATTGGGCGATAGCCCCAATTATAGCCAAGCCAAAGGCATTGCTAAAGATGTCATTGGGTTATATACCCGCGGCGAATTAGATGAGGTTTACCTCGTTTATTCCAAATTCATTTCGGTTCTGTCTCAGGAACCAACCGCTATCAAATTACTGCCGATTGAACCATCCGCAGAAAAGGCCAGTGGCAGCTATATCTTCGAGCCTGAACCCCAGCAAATGTTGGATAAATTACTCCCCAGCTATGTTGAAAGTCAGATTTTCAGCGCCCTCCTGGAAAGCAAGGCGAGTGAAATGGGGGCAAAAATGACGGCGATGGATTCAGCAACGGAAAATGCCAAAGAAATGATTGGCAAGTTGACTTTAATGATGAACAGAGCCCGTCAGGCAGCGATTACCAAGGAAATTTCTGAAATTGTAGGGGGAGCTGCGGCTCTGGAGTAG
- a CDS encoding metal-sensing transcriptional repressor encodes MENNSLEHKHLHAHSHPNKKNVLNRLARVIGHLEGIKRMVDDEVDCSEILIQLSAVRSALNNTGKVILSDHINHCLVHAYEENNTEVIDKLNDAIDKFLK; translated from the coding sequence ATGGAAAACAACAGCCTTGAGCATAAGCATCTCCATGCCCATTCCCATCCAAACAAGAAAAATGTCTTAAATCGCTTGGCCAGAGTAATCGGCCATCTGGAAGGTATAAAAAGAATGGTTGACGATGAAGTAGACTGCAGTGAAATACTGATACAACTGTCGGCTGTCCGCTCCGCACTTAACAATACCGGTAAAGTCATCTTGAGTGACCATATCAATCACTGTTTGGTTCATGCTTATGAGGAAAACAATACCGAAGTCATCGACAAACTGAATGATGCTATTGACAAATTTCTAAAATAA